One genomic window of Desulfuromonas sp. AOP6 includes the following:
- a CDS encoding 3-hydroxyacyl-CoA dehydrogenase NAD-binding domain-containing protein, producing the protein MSNKYVHYTVDDGIARVTLDSPTGKVNLLNEEFLQDLEQVALELERDEDLRGAIIQSAKEAGFIAGADIGSFTKISSAAEGAELARRGQEILGLWAGLPIPTVAAIHGHCLGGGTEFALACTSRVLAEGAHLALPEIKLGILPGFGGTQRLPRLVGLSSALDLILSGRTLSAAKALEMGLADDCVAPTELQSVALTRVERLAQEGELPPNQKDSVRAWMLEKNPVGRMALFYQARKKVLEETGGHYPAPLKALEVIKHSWDLPLNQGLKLEAEALGELIITPECRNLVHVFFLSQRPKKAGSPSGTARSIERAGVIGAGVMGAEIAQLMVDKGLEVTLTDIRQESVDKGLARARELFGRKKATEAQINKKMARLSGQVGYDGFSKMDLVVEAVVENMEVKQSVLQELESVLPTEALFATNTSALSVTELQKVAEYPGRVAGLHFFNPVHRMPLVEIIKGQDTQDDTLATLFKTATRLGKTPILVADSPGFLVNRLLGAYLNEACLLAAAGVKWTSVDKQAKEFGLPMGPFRLIDEVGIDVAFEVGKTLAEAFPYLHRSPLLDEVAAEKLLGKKGGKGFYLYQAGKDPEPNKDVSPMVNLAADREATKADWRRLLLLMVNEAGRCLDEKIVAGPEEIDTGMIFGTGFPPFTGGLCRWADQEGLRRLVLELTDLEGTLGDRFDPCDFLKTHERFYP; encoded by the coding sequence ATGAGCAACAAGTATGTACACTACACGGTAGATGACGGCATCGCCCGCGTCACTTTGGATTCGCCCACGGGCAAGGTAAACCTCCTTAATGAAGAATTCCTCCAGGACCTGGAGCAGGTCGCCTTGGAGCTGGAGCGGGACGAGGACCTCCGCGGGGCCATTATCCAGAGCGCCAAAGAGGCGGGCTTTATTGCCGGCGCCGACATCGGCAGTTTCACCAAGATCAGCTCCGCCGCAGAAGGGGCGGAGCTCGCCCGGCGAGGTCAGGAGATTCTCGGCCTTTGGGCCGGACTGCCCATCCCCACCGTGGCCGCCATCCACGGCCATTGCCTGGGAGGCGGCACGGAATTCGCGCTTGCCTGCACCAGCCGCGTCCTGGCCGAAGGCGCCCATCTGGCCCTGCCTGAAATAAAGCTGGGCATTCTCCCAGGGTTTGGCGGCACCCAGCGGCTGCCCCGTCTGGTCGGGCTGAGTAGCGCCCTCGACCTTATCCTCAGCGGCCGCACCCTGTCGGCGGCCAAGGCGCTGGAGATGGGCCTGGCCGACGACTGTGTGGCGCCGACGGAATTGCAGAGCGTCGCCCTGACGCGGGTGGAGAGACTGGCGCAAGAGGGTGAACTACCGCCGAACCAAAAGGACAGCGTCCGCGCCTGGATGCTGGAGAAGAACCCCGTCGGAAGAATGGCCCTCTTTTACCAGGCCCGCAAAAAGGTTCTTGAAGAGACAGGTGGCCATTATCCCGCGCCCCTGAAGGCGCTGGAGGTCATCAAGCACAGCTGGGACCTCCCTCTGAACCAGGGTCTTAAACTGGAAGCCGAAGCCCTCGGCGAACTGATCATCACCCCCGAGTGCCGCAACCTGGTCCATGTTTTCTTTCTCAGTCAGCGCCCTAAAAAAGCAGGGTCCCCCTCGGGAACCGCCCGGAGCATCGAGCGGGCAGGTGTTATCGGCGCCGGTGTCATGGGGGCCGAAATCGCCCAACTCATGGTGGACAAAGGCCTGGAGGTCACCCTGACAGATATCCGGCAGGAATCCGTGGACAAAGGACTGGCCCGAGCCCGCGAACTTTTCGGCCGCAAAAAGGCCACCGAGGCGCAGATCAACAAAAAGATGGCGCGACTGAGCGGACAGGTGGGCTATGATGGTTTTTCGAAAATGGACCTCGTGGTTGAAGCCGTGGTAGAAAACATGGAGGTTAAACAGTCCGTTCTGCAGGAGCTCGAGTCCGTCCTCCCCACCGAAGCTCTTTTCGCCACCAACACCTCGGCCCTGTCCGTCACCGAACTGCAGAAGGTCGCCGAATACCCCGGGCGGGTAGCCGGTCTGCATTTTTTCAACCCGGTGCATCGCATGCCCTTGGTGGAGATCATTAAAGGGCAGGACACCCAGGACGACACCCTGGCCACCTTGTTCAAGACGGCCACACGTCTTGGCAAAACGCCCATTCTGGTCGCCGACTCCCCCGGCTTTCTGGTCAATCGTCTACTGGGAGCCTATCTCAATGAGGCCTGCCTCCTCGCCGCTGCCGGCGTCAAGTGGACCTCTGTTGATAAGCAGGCCAAGGAATTTGGCCTGCCCATGGGGCCATTCCGGCTTATTGACGAGGTGGGAATCGACGTGGCTTTTGAGGTCGGCAAAACACTGGCCGAGGCTTTCCCTTATCTGCATCGCAGCCCCCTGCTCGATGAGGTTGCGGCGGAGAAACTGCTCGGCAAGAAAGGCGGCAAGGGGTTCTATCTTTATCAGGCCGGCAAAGATCCCGAGCCCAACAAGGACGTCAGCCCCATGGTCAACCTGGCCGCCGACCGGGAGGCGACCAAGGCCGATTGGCGCCGACTGCTGCTTTTGATGGTCAACGAGGCCGGTCGCTGTCTCGATGAAAAGATTGTCGCGGGTCCGGAAGAAATCGACACGGGCATGATCTTCGGCACAGGATTCCCCCCCTTTACCGGCGGGCTATGCCGCTGGGCCGACCAGGAGGGGCTGCGGCGCCTCGTTCTGGAGTTGACCGACCTGGAAGGGACGCTGGGAGACCGCTTCGATCCCTGTGATTTCCTAAAAACCCACGAGCGCTTCTATCCCTGA
- a CDS encoding pyridoxamine 5'-phosphate oxidase family protein → MNLHDYFENTKGTGILSTADDKGRVDCAIYARPHVMEDGTLAMIMLERLSHHNLQSNPHAAYMFIEEGPGYRGKRLFLTKVREETDSPLIETLSRRYPGKQDDLPKTRFLVIFQIDKELPLIGSGQDA, encoded by the coding sequence ATGAATTTGCACGACTATTTTGAAAACACCAAGGGTACCGGCATTCTTTCCACCGCAGACGACAAAGGCCGGGTCGACTGCGCCATCTATGCACGCCCGCACGTGATGGAAGATGGCACCCTGGCGATGATCATGCTCGAGCGGCTCAGTCACCACAACCTGCAATCGAACCCGCACGCCGCCTACATGTTCATTGAAGAGGGTCCGGGCTACCGCGGCAAGAGACTCTTTCTGACCAAAGTACGGGAAGAGACCGACTCTCCCCTGATTGAAACCTTGAGCCGCCGCTACCCCGGCAAGCAGGACGACTTGCCGAAAACGCGTTTTCTGGTCATTTTCCAGATTGACAAAGAATTGCCCCTGATCGGATCCGGCCAGGACGCCTGA
- the malQ gene encoding 4-alpha-glucanotransferase, whose protein sequence is MLTHRASGILLHPTSLPGRFGLGSLGKEARRFIDFLADSQQSVWQILPLGPTGYGDSPYNALSAFAGNPLLVDLEDLVVNGDLDAADLKGIDFEEGTAHFSQAHLVKDRLLRKGATTFFRQGATNRASAFARFTEEQGYWLHDYALFKALRNHFSGQSWSQWPEALRRRQPQALQSWGEDLAEPILFEKYAQFVFFEQWFSLKAHAHGRGVRIMGDIPIFVAFDSADVWANPHLFYLDENQNPTLVAGVPPDYFSTTGQRWGNPLYNWERLEEQDFSWWLARFRWNLALTDLVRIDHFRGFESYWAIPATEKTAVGGHWRPAAGRKLFQTLQAALGSLPLIAEDLGVITPEVEALRDDFAFPGMKILQFAFGSGPRNPYLPHNLTRNCVIYTGTHDNNTTLGWWKALAAAEKTAVKHYLGSSLRDMPWDLIRCALSSVAGLCILPMQDILGLDASARMNTPGTSSGNWGWRFCGEQMTNDKGAGLAELTRLYGRAPFSGE, encoded by the coding sequence ATGCTCACTCATCGCGCCAGCGGAATTCTTCTGCACCCCACCTCCCTGCCAGGAAGATTTGGCCTCGGCAGCCTGGGCAAAGAAGCCCGCCGCTTCATCGATTTTCTAGCTGACAGCCAACAGAGCGTCTGGCAGATTCTTCCCCTCGGGCCAACGGGGTACGGCGATTCCCCCTACAACGCCCTCTCCGCCTTCGCTGGAAATCCTCTTCTTGTCGACCTGGAAGACCTCGTAGTCAATGGGGATCTCGACGCCGCCGACCTTAAAGGAATCGACTTCGAAGAAGGGACCGCCCACTTCAGTCAGGCTCATCTCGTCAAGGACAGACTGCTGCGCAAAGGCGCCACCACTTTTTTCCGGCAGGGCGCTACCAATCGCGCCAGCGCCTTTGCCCGTTTCACTGAAGAACAGGGCTATTGGCTGCACGACTATGCCCTGTTCAAAGCTCTGCGAAATCATTTTTCCGGCCAAAGCTGGAGCCAGTGGCCGGAAGCGCTGCGCCGCCGCCAGCCGCAGGCTCTGCAGTCCTGGGGTGAGGACCTCGCCGAACCAATCCTGTTCGAAAAATACGCCCAGTTCGTCTTCTTTGAGCAGTGGTTTTCTCTCAAAGCCCACGCCCATGGCCGCGGTGTGCGGATTATGGGTGATATCCCCATTTTCGTCGCCTTCGATTCCGCCGATGTATGGGCGAATCCTCACCTCTTTTATCTTGATGAGAACCAGAATCCAACCCTCGTGGCGGGTGTCCCTCCCGACTATTTCAGTACGACGGGCCAGCGCTGGGGAAACCCGCTCTATAACTGGGAACGTTTGGAGGAACAGGACTTTTCCTGGTGGCTGGCCCGCTTTCGCTGGAACCTGGCCCTGACCGACCTGGTGCGCATCGATCACTTCCGTGGTTTCGAATCGTACTGGGCCATTCCGGCGACTGAGAAGACAGCTGTCGGCGGTCACTGGCGACCCGCAGCCGGCCGCAAGCTATTCCAGACGCTACAGGCGGCATTGGGTTCGCTCCCGCTTATCGCCGAGGACCTGGGCGTCATCACCCCGGAAGTAGAAGCACTGCGCGACGACTTTGCTTTTCCTGGCATGAAGATCCTGCAATTCGCCTTCGGTTCAGGTCCACGGAATCCCTACCTTCCCCACAACCTCACCCGGAACTGCGTCATCTACACCGGCACCCACGACAACAATACCACCCTCGGCTGGTGGAAAGCCCTGGCTGCCGCCGAAAAGACCGCGGTAAAACACTACCTGGGAAGCAGCTTGCGCGACATGCCCTGGGATCTGATCCGCTGTGCCCTGTCCAGTGTCGCCGGTCTGTGCATTCTGCCGATGCAGGATATCCTCGGCCTCGACGCCTCGGCCCGCATGAATACCCCCGGCACCAGCAGCGGCAACTGGGGCTGGCGTTTTTGCGGCGAGCAGATGACTAACGATAAAGGCGCAGGTCTCGCGGAGCTGACCCGGCTCTACGGCAGGGCACCCTTTTCGGGCGAATGA
- a CDS encoding nucleotide-binding protein — translation MKKTRILLLSFAVTALLVAGCKNQNSETPAASQQPAAAPQAEAKQAAGQSGTVVETMNAAGYTYVQVDTGSAKIWAAAPEFAVKVGDAVVVPDGMPMENYHSKTLNRDFDLVYFVDGVLVGGAAQAGAEGAMPAGHPDVRSQAPAADIDLSGITKAAGGQTVAEVYAAKADLAGKTVNVRGKVVKFSPQIMGKNWIHLQDGSGAEGTNDLTITTAETAAVGDTVLISGALAVDKDFGYGYQYAVIVEDAKVTVE, via the coding sequence GTGAAAAAGACTCGTATTCTGTTGTTGTCCTTTGCTGTGACGGCCCTGCTGGTTGCAGGCTGCAAGAACCAGAACAGCGAAACTCCCGCCGCCAGCCAACAACCCGCCGCGGCGCCGCAGGCTGAAGCTAAACAGGCTGCCGGCCAATCAGGAACCGTCGTTGAAACCATGAACGCCGCTGGTTACACCTATGTTCAGGTCGATACCGGCAGCGCCAAGATCTGGGCGGCCGCGCCTGAATTTGCCGTCAAGGTAGGGGACGCCGTCGTCGTACCCGACGGTATGCCCATGGAGAACTATCACAGCAAAACGCTGAACCGCGACTTTGACCTCGTCTATTTTGTTGATGGCGTCCTTGTCGGCGGTGCGGCCCAAGCTGGCGCCGAGGGAGCTATGCCTGCCGGGCATCCCGACGTTCGCTCACAGGCACCCGCGGCGGACATCGATCTCAGTGGCATCACCAAAGCCGCAGGCGGTCAGACGGTGGCCGAAGTCTATGCAGCCAAGGCCGACCTGGCTGGCAAAACCGTCAACGTCCGGGGCAAAGTGGTCAAATTCAGCCCCCAGATCATGGGTAAAAACTGGATTCACCTGCAGGATGGCTCCGGTGCCGAAGGGACCAATGACCTGACCATCACCACCGCGGAGACCGCAGCCGTAGGTGATACCGTCCTGATCAGCGGAGCCCTGGCGGTGGACAAGGATTTCGGCTATGGCTATCAATATGCCGTCATCGTTGAGGACGCCAAGGTTACCGTGGAGTAA
- the uvrC gene encoding excinuclease ABC subunit UvrC, translated as MHRQARVSLAFFIGGESTVQDVDLKKYPTASGVYLMKETGGTVLYVGKAKNLRARLRSYFSREGDGRAHIRFLMNKVHSIETIVTDTEKEALILENTLIKKYRPRYNINLRDDKTYVSLRLDLREAFPFLQVVRKVKRDGALYFGPFSSSSAVRETLKEIYRIFPLRHYPMEICRRRRRPCLFYQIGQCSAPCHGHISAEEYGRLVRGVISLLSGRETEVIDMIRQRMREASAALRFEEAARLRDQIRAIEETVERQKVWDAGGGDQDIFGLHREGGEVELAVLFIRQGKLIDRRSYNLEWRMDDDELLSSFLQEFYGRDILIPDAVLLPFLPADSDTLAEWLGDRKGKKVHLAAPQRGDRRALVEMAGRNALEAFRERGSRREAREQVLEEIRERLQLNRVPHRMECFDISNVQGDFSVGSMVAVIDGEPASEAYRHFRIRTVEGADDYASLREVVGRRLNRGLADGELPDFILIDGGKGQLAVLATLLDELNLQERIDIAGIAKSRVISNVRGKAVERSEERFFRPGRKNPVLLRQGGAALFMLERLRDEAHRFAITHHRKVRQKATLRSPLDEVPGIGKSRRQLLLKHFGSLKKIREASLEELQAVPGLPRQVAEEVHAFLHRSNTPS; from the coding sequence ATGCACAGACAAGCCAGGGTTTCCCTGGCTTTTTTTATTGGCGGAGAGTCCACAGTGCAGGACGTCGATCTGAAAAAATATCCTACCGCTTCCGGTGTCTACCTTATGAAGGAGACCGGCGGAACGGTTCTCTATGTGGGGAAAGCCAAGAATCTGCGCGCCCGACTGCGCAGCTATTTCTCCCGGGAGGGTGACGGACGCGCCCATATCCGCTTTCTGATGAACAAGGTCCATAGCATCGAGACCATTGTGACGGATACGGAAAAAGAAGCCCTGATTCTTGAAAACACCCTCATCAAAAAATACCGCCCCCGTTACAATATCAACCTGCGGGATGACAAAACCTATGTCTCCCTGCGGCTGGATCTGCGGGAGGCGTTTCCCTTTCTGCAGGTGGTGCGGAAGGTCAAACGTGACGGTGCCCTCTATTTTGGCCCCTTCTCGTCCTCCTCGGCCGTGCGTGAGACTCTGAAGGAGATCTATCGCATCTTTCCGTTGCGCCACTACCCCATGGAGATCTGCCGCCGGCGGCGGCGCCCCTGTCTTTTCTATCAGATTGGACAGTGTAGCGCGCCCTGTCATGGTCATATCAGCGCCGAAGAGTACGGTCGGTTGGTGCGGGGCGTGATTTCCCTCCTCTCGGGCAGAGAGACTGAGGTCATTGACATGATCCGCCAGCGCATGCGGGAAGCCTCGGCCGCTCTGCGCTTTGAGGAGGCCGCCCGGTTGCGGGATCAGATCCGCGCCATCGAGGAGACGGTGGAGCGCCAGAAAGTCTGGGACGCCGGTGGCGGCGACCAGGATATTTTCGGTCTGCACCGTGAAGGAGGGGAGGTCGAGCTGGCGGTTCTCTTCATCCGCCAGGGCAAGCTGATTGACCGCCGCAGTTACAATCTGGAGTGGCGGATGGATGACGATGAACTCCTCTCTTCCTTTCTGCAGGAATTCTATGGCCGGGATATTCTCATTCCCGATGCGGTGCTGCTCCCCTTTCTGCCGGCGGACAGCGATACCCTCGCCGAGTGGTTGGGGGATCGCAAGGGGAAAAAAGTGCATCTGGCGGCTCCACAGCGAGGTGATCGTCGGGCCCTGGTGGAGATGGCGGGCCGCAACGCCTTGGAGGCTTTCCGGGAGAGGGGCAGCCGGCGTGAGGCGCGGGAGCAGGTCCTGGAAGAGATTCGCGAGCGGCTGCAACTGAACCGGGTGCCTCATCGTATGGAATGCTTCGATATCTCCAACGTGCAGGGGGATTTCAGCGTGGGGAGCATGGTCGCCGTCATCGACGGCGAACCGGCCAGTGAGGCCTACCGCCATTTTCGTATCCGCACCGTCGAAGGGGCCGATGACTACGCTTCCCTGCGGGAAGTGGTGGGCCGCCGTCTCAACCGAGGGCTGGCCGATGGGGAGTTGCCGGATTTTATTCTCATTGACGGTGGCAAGGGCCAACTTGCCGTACTGGCAACGCTTCTCGATGAATTGAATCTGCAGGAGCGTATTGATATCGCCGGTATTGCCAAGAGCCGGGTGATCAGCAACGTCAGGGGTAAGGCGGTGGAGCGCAGCGAGGAGCGCTTTTTCCGGCCGGGGAGGAAAAATCCCGTTCTGCTGCGCCAGGGTGGGGCTGCCCTCTTCATGCTGGAGCGTCTGCGGGATGAGGCTCACCGCTTCGCCATTACGCACCATCGCAAGGTGCGCCAAAAAGCCACGCTTCGCTCCCCCCTTGACGAGGTGCCGGGGATAGGGAAGTCGCGGCGCCAGCTGCTGTTGAAACACTTCGGCAGTCTGAAGAAAATCCGCGAAGCCTCGTTGGAAGAACTGCAGGCGGTTCCTGGTCTGCCGCGCCAGGTGGCCGAGGAGGTGCACGCCTTTTTGCACCGGTCGAATACCCCTTCCTGA
- a CDS encoding ferritin family protein translates to MDVFRCRICTEPYLESVRPTHCPFCGARQEYIVPAGDYEPNAIAELSGKSREYLQKALAQQVDNSQFYRGASKVADSEEGAALFAAMAAQEARHAEIVCRMLGLPVPEDLHDTGSCSPSHKENLAEAGKRQTRLSKVYAKFLEDAGEERVREVLKAFIEIENDHLGLAG, encoded by the coding sequence ATGGATGTTTTTCGCTGCAGGATATGTACGGAGCCGTACCTCGAATCGGTGAGACCCACCCACTGTCCCTTCTGCGGAGCCCGTCAGGAGTACATTGTCCCGGCTGGAGACTATGAGCCAAACGCCATTGCCGAGTTGTCAGGCAAGAGCCGCGAGTATCTCCAGAAAGCCCTGGCCCAGCAGGTGGACAACAGCCAGTTCTACCGGGGGGCATCCAAGGTGGCTGATTCGGAAGAGGGCGCCGCTCTCTTTGCCGCCATGGCGGCCCAGGAAGCCCGCCACGCCGAGATTGTCTGCCGCATGCTGGGCCTGCCCGTTCCCGAAGATTTGCATGATACGGGTTCTTGTTCTCCGTCTCACAAAGAAAATCTGGCCGAGGCCGGCAAGCGCCAGACGCGCCTGTCCAAGGTCTATGCGAAGTTTCTGGAGGATGCCGGCGAGGAACGGGTCCGCGAGGTTCTCAAGGCTTTTATTGAGATCGAAAACGATCATCTCGGGCTTGCCGGATAA
- a CDS encoding cyclic nucleotide-binding domain-containing protein, with translation MNPLWGNIFRKKSEEESLAYLLGRIPLFTDLSGREIRLLESLVHIRHYGTGETIFKEGDPGSGLYIVRSGRVLIFHKSLSGLEEDVAVLGPGDFFGETTLTAPASRTASARTLENAELVGLFRADLMEAIPKNLTLANKILMGLTRCISERLHSASHEIRRLKAQLESSAKEHESTGLPE, from the coding sequence GTGAATCCGCTGTGGGGCAATATTTTTCGCAAAAAATCTGAAGAAGAGTCCCTGGCTTACCTGCTGGGAAGAATCCCCTTGTTCACAGATCTGAGCGGGCGGGAAATCCGTCTGCTCGAATCCCTCGTCCACATCCGCCACTACGGTACCGGCGAAACGATTTTCAAGGAGGGCGATCCCGGCAGCGGTCTTTACATCGTCCGCTCTGGTCGTGTTCTCATCTTTCACAAGTCCCTGTCGGGCCTGGAGGAAGACGTGGCGGTGCTCGGCCCCGGTGATTTTTTTGGAGAAACGACCCTCACCGCCCCTGCCAGCAGGACTGCTTCGGCAAGAACTCTGGAAAATGCCGAACTGGTAGGACTTTTTCGCGCCGACCTGATGGAGGCGATCCCCAAAAATCTCACCCTGGCCAATAAAATCCTGATGGGTCTGACGCGTTGTATCAGCGAGAGACTTCACAGTGCCAGTCATGAAATCCGTCGTCTCAAAGCCCAACTCGAATCATCCGCCAAAGAGCATGAATCGACAGGGTTACCCGAATGA
- a CDS encoding AI-2E family transporter has protein sequence MTDSRKLTRPQIVLLYLVLTAGIASGLAIFSSATNVFGLLRTATAGLILPLLLALITAFLLDPLVKYIEREHINRTLSIFIVYLFISSVLYLAARWLMPQWVDMWNSLRTDIPRYAGNLVAFVKEVQLGLQARFPMVESYEFISKARGLIEATVGYILVQTPKSALRLGSLLILVPLFSFFFLRDGRKILRSTISLAPNRQFEMLHDLSFHISQQMAHFIRGRILEAFIIGVVVTVGLSFTDIRYAPLLGLFAGITNLVPYIGPLVGMIPGLLIALTDLGMGGQFWWIVMVYVLIAQVIVDNFILIPILISRVSNLHPLWVLLAIIMGGKLYGVLGMIIGVPIASIIKIAILETRHYRRTFLLPEQLTEPDRHH, from the coding sequence ATGACTGACTCCAGAAAATTGACCCGTCCACAAATCGTTCTTCTTTACCTGGTGCTGACGGCGGGCATTGCCAGCGGCCTGGCCATTTTTTCCTCGGCTACCAATGTTTTCGGTCTGCTGAGAACGGCGACTGCCGGCCTGATTCTTCCCCTGCTGCTGGCCCTGATCACAGCTTTCCTGCTCGACCCCCTGGTCAAATACATCGAAAGGGAGCACATCAACCGGACCCTCAGCATTTTCATTGTTTACCTCTTCATTTCCTCGGTCCTTTACCTGGCCGCTCGCTGGCTGATGCCCCAGTGGGTGGATATGTGGAACTCTCTGCGAACGGACATTCCACGCTATGCCGGCAACCTCGTTGCCTTTGTAAAAGAAGTGCAACTTGGCCTGCAGGCCCGCTTCCCCATGGTGGAGAGCTATGAATTCATCAGCAAAGCCCGAGGCCTGATTGAAGCGACTGTTGGCTACATTCTGGTGCAGACCCCCAAATCGGCCCTTCGCCTTGGCAGCCTGCTGATCCTCGTCCCCCTCTTTTCCTTTTTTTTCCTGCGGGATGGACGCAAGATTCTTCGCTCCACAATTTCCCTGGCGCCCAACCGCCAGTTTGAAATGCTGCATGACCTCTCCTTTCATATCAGCCAGCAGATGGCCCACTTCATACGGGGACGGATCCTCGAAGCCTTTATTATCGGCGTCGTGGTGACCGTAGGACTTTCTTTCACCGACATCCGTTATGCCCCCTTGCTGGGACTCTTCGCCGGAATCACCAACCTGGTACCCTATATCGGGCCCCTGGTCGGCATGATCCCCGGCCTGCTTATCGCGCTGACCGATCTCGGCATGGGCGGCCAGTTCTGGTGGATTGTCATGGTCTATGTCCTTATCGCCCAGGTGATCGTCGACAACTTCATCCTCATACCCATCCTCATCTCCCGTGTTTCCAACCTTCACCCCCTCTGGGTCCTGCTGGCCATTATCATGGGCGGCAAACTCTACGGGGTTTTGGGCATGATCATCGGAGTCCCCATCGCCAGCATCATCAAGATCGCTATTTTGGAAACGCGACATTACCGTCGGACCTTCCTTTTACCCGAACAACTCACGGAGCCTGACCGCCATCACTGA
- a CDS encoding cache domain-containing protein: protein MSKYLFGFVKNLKLRPKMLVIVLPVVLIPIFIVGTLIGVTATKQAYRGITQTSMDDLDHMAGFTLDLLNSHYQQFQVYKQDKRKSFTEDMGVLTDFAYNLVEAQHQQYRSGSLSLEQAKAEAKKALKKTSVGETGYIYAITTAGDLKVHIAREGENIIDEQDECDRYFIREMIENALHSRTNEVQFITYPWRNEILGDTAPRRKIAAYRYFREWDWIIAVSSYLDETYEDLAFETRSLEELKDKLKSKKVGKTGYIFCMDSEGEFTVHPEAEGQNHYDAVDSEGNHFLQEMIEKKNGWIRYPWLNPGEAVPRMKIVRYVYFAPWDWIVGVGSYEDEFYLEANLIKWRIITAMLLLPLFVGIAAVALIFLASKILTEPINHMIDVIRQVKQGRLNVQMQVETQDELGELATTFNRMTDIIKRNQEMEAALAQQGKMASLGILSSGVAHEINNPLGVILGYASYMEGKIPPEDPNYKYIHEIKRESKRCKKIVQDLLSYARTPKPTLEQTDINDLLTQITDFAANHTDMHHVTVVCDFASDLPHIPADGDQMRQVAINLILNAGPAMAEGGQLVVGTRLGDDGYLHITFRDNGCGIPPENVERIFEPFFTTKARGTGLGLAITKQIIEQHHGKITLESIVGEGTTVTVLLPVTQEESSYGF, encoded by the coding sequence ATGAGCAAGTACCTTTTCGGTTTCGTCAAAAACCTCAAACTTCGCCCAAAAATGCTGGTGATCGTGCTGCCGGTGGTCCTCATCCCGATCTTCATCGTCGGGACGCTCATCGGCGTGACCGCGACCAAACAGGCCTATCGTGGCATCACCCAGACGAGTATGGATGACCTCGACCATATGGCGGGCTTCACACTCGACCTGCTCAACTCCCACTACCAGCAGTTCCAAGTCTACAAACAGGATAAGCGCAAGTCCTTTACCGAAGATATGGGCGTACTCACCGACTTTGCTTACAATCTCGTCGAAGCCCAGCACCAGCAGTATCGTAGCGGCAGTCTCAGCCTTGAGCAGGCCAAGGCGGAAGCAAAAAAGGCGCTAAAAAAAACCAGCGTGGGAGAAACCGGATATATCTACGCCATTACCACGGCGGGGGATCTCAAGGTTCATATTGCCCGGGAGGGGGAGAACATCATTGACGAACAGGATGAATGCGACCGTTATTTCATCCGCGAGATGATCGAAAACGCCCTTCACTCCAGAACAAACGAAGTTCAGTTCATCACCTACCCCTGGCGAAACGAAATCCTCGGCGATACGGCTCCCCGGCGCAAAATCGCAGCCTATCGCTATTTCCGCGAATGGGACTGGATTATCGCCGTCAGCAGCTATCTCGATGAAACCTACGAAGACCTGGCCTTTGAGACCCGCTCTCTGGAAGAACTCAAAGACAAACTGAAAAGCAAAAAAGTTGGTAAAACCGGCTATATTTTCTGCATGGACAGCGAAGGTGAATTCACCGTGCACCCCGAGGCGGAGGGACAGAACCACTACGACGCCGTGGATTCGGAAGGAAATCACTTTCTGCAGGAAATGATTGAAAAGAAAAACGGCTGGATCCGCTACCCCTGGCTGAACCCCGGTGAAGCCGTCCCCCGCATGAAAATAGTGCGTTATGTCTACTTTGCCCCCTGGGACTGGATTGTCGGTGTCGGCTCCTACGAGGACGAGTTCTACCTGGAAGCCAATCTCATCAAATGGCGCATCATCACAGCCATGCTGCTGCTACCGCTTTTCGTGGGCATTGCGGCTGTCGCTTTAATTTTCCTGGCTTCGAAGATCTTGACGGAACCCATAAATCACATGATCGATGTCATCCGCCAGGTCAAACAGGGCCGACTCAACGTGCAGATGCAGGTGGAAACCCAAGACGAACTGGGCGAGCTGGCCACCACCTTCAACCGCATGACTGATATCATCAAGCGTAATCAGGAAATGGAGGCGGCTCTCGCCCAGCAGGGGAAAATGGCTTCCCTGGGAATCCTCTCTTCCGGCGTAGCCCACGAAATTAACAATCCCCTGGGTGTCATCCTGGGCTACGCCAGCTACATGGAAGGTAAGATCCCGCCGGAAGATCCCAACTATAAATATATCCACGAGATCAAACGGGAGAGCAAACGCTGCAAAAAAATCGTTCAGGATCTTTTGAGTTATGCACGCACGCCCAAACCGACCCTGGAGCAGACGGACATCAACGATCTCCTCACCCAGATTACCGACTTTGCCGCCAATCACACGGACATGCACCATGTCACAGTCGTCTGCGATTTTGCCAGCGACCTTCCGCACATCCCCGCTGACGGCGACCAGATGCGGCAGGTGGCCATCAACCTGATTCTTAATGCCGGCCCCGCCATGGCGGAGGGCGGACAGCTCGTCGTCGGTACCCGCCTGGGGGATGACGGCTATCTTCACATCACCTTCCGTGACAATGGCTGCGGCATCCCGCCCGAAAATGTGGAGAGGATCTTTGAACCGTTCTTCACCACCAAGGCACGAGGCACCGGCCTGGGCCTCGCCATCACCAAACAGATCATCGAGCAGCACCATGGCAAGATCACCCTGGAAAGTATCGTTGGAGAAGGGACCACCGTCACTGTCCTGCTGCCCGTGACCCAAGAGGAAAGCTCCTATGGCTTCTAA